One segment of Sinorhizobium sp. BG8 DNA contains the following:
- a CDS encoding WcaI family glycosyltransferase, which yields MNIRSDAFPVGGEHLTAASRPRKRKTVLVHAMNYAPEKTGAGRYTGDIAGHFAAMGMAVTVVTTPPHYPAWEVDRGYGNRYASRIEDGITVVRVPLILRPGARLWRLLAPASFAASAAPVVLWQILRKRPDVVFCVEPTLLGAPFALLAAKLVGARTVLHVHDLEIDAAFAMGHLGKHRWLMRVGEFFETAVRKRFDIVVTISRRMAEKLLEKGVAADRVAVVRNWVDLSAIFPLPGASPYRDELGYADEDFVVLYSGNLGAKQGLDLLIEAARTLQGVQGIRFVIGGDGPAKAELERLGSVLGNVRFLPLQPAHRFNEFLNMADLHLLPQRRGAADLLLPSKLGALLASGKPVVVTADPETELATFVGDAALVIPPEDPAALVSTILKVRSGALRTRPDHGKELCRTLARGDGLAAMLSIVDR from the coding sequence ATGAACATTCGCAGCGACGCCTTCCCGGTCGGTGGCGAACACCTGACGGCTGCCTCACGGCCTCGAAAGCGAAAAACCGTTCTTGTTCACGCCATGAACTATGCGCCGGAAAAGACGGGCGCCGGACGCTACACCGGTGATATCGCAGGTCATTTCGCAGCCATGGGCATGGCTGTCACGGTCGTCACCACTCCGCCGCACTACCCGGCCTGGGAAGTGGATCGTGGATACGGCAATCGATACGCATCAAGGATCGAGGACGGCATCACGGTTGTGCGCGTTCCTCTGATCCTCAGGCCGGGGGCGAGGCTGTGGAGGCTTCTGGCGCCGGCGAGTTTTGCCGCGAGTGCCGCGCCGGTCGTTCTCTGGCAGATCCTGCGCAAGCGACCGGATGTGGTCTTCTGTGTCGAACCGACATTGCTGGGAGCCCCCTTTGCCCTGCTCGCGGCAAAGCTTGTCGGCGCGCGCACGGTGCTGCATGTCCACGACCTCGAGATCGATGCAGCCTTTGCAATGGGGCACCTCGGCAAGCACCGCTGGCTGATGCGAGTAGGAGAATTCTTCGAGACGGCTGTTCGCAAACGCTTTGACATCGTCGTCACGATCTCGCGGCGAATGGCCGAAAAATTGCTGGAAAAGGGCGTGGCCGCCGACCGCGTGGCCGTCGTGCGAAACTGGGTCGATCTGTCGGCAATCTTTCCATTGCCGGGCGCGAGTCCTTATCGCGACGAACTCGGCTACGCGGACGAGGACTTCGTCGTGCTCTATTCCGGCAACCTCGGCGCCAAGCAGGGGCTCGATCTCTTGATCGAAGCCGCGCGGACACTGCAAGGCGTGCAGGGGATCCGGTTCGTCATCGGGGGCGACGGACCGGCGAAAGCGGAGCTGGAGCGGCTGGGGAGCGTTTTAGGCAACGTGCGCTTCCTGCCGCTCCAGCCTGCGCACCGTTTCAACGAATTCCTCAACATGGCCGACCTTCACCTATTGCCCCAGAGGAGGGGAGCTGCCGACCTGTTGCTGCCGTCCAAGCTGGGCGCGCTGCTTGCCTCCGGGAAACCGGTGGTGGTCACGGCCGATCCGGAAACAGAGCTGGCCACTTTTGTCGGGGATGCCGCACTGGTCATTCCGCCGGAGGATCCGGCTGCCCTTGTTTCGACGATCCTGAAGGTCAGGAGCGGGGCGCTGCGGACAAGGCCCGATCACGGGAAGGAGCTCTGTCGCACGCTGGCGCGAGGAGATGGGCTGGCCGCCATGCTGAGTATCGTGGATCGCTGA
- a CDS encoding oligosaccharide flippase family protein, which translates to MTTLSSQLNIRANVVFAVIAVVTNIVLVLVSYRVVIADCGIAAVGLWSALASAISLIRIADVGLANACLRHVALCDVAQERQKARSYLETALVTGCVVHAVLALSGYLLVDAFLWHFLPADVTPQAPGLLPLVCLVFFLMNVSGIVLSGLQGVHRGYLNSQLTVAGSLVQLALVIALVPGQGLTGLALAQVAQYAFLLSVGWLALRHAAGIEALLPIRVSPRLLRDLVGFGVREQMTSTVNGLFEPLSKLLVGRFCGLEAQGLFELAFKSLWLPRNAVIGGVTAVVPALTALSRHDPDSAPPLYRSLAKTATSSVAGISLAGVVLSPVASWFWFGHFEARYSLFVLLLAFGVVMNARGAAAYNMALVTGNLAGNMLANAVSLMLLLAGGTAVGSFGAAPPLVLLVSVAMAVGGAIAKHWNEGDFMTLRPAIPLRAVPE; encoded by the coding sequence ATGACCACACTCTCGTCTCAGTTGAACATCCGGGCGAATGTCGTCTTTGCGGTCATAGCGGTCGTCACCAATATCGTTCTCGTCCTGGTCAGCTATCGCGTGGTGATCGCCGATTGCGGGATCGCGGCGGTGGGCCTGTGGTCGGCCCTCGCTTCTGCCATTTCGTTGATCCGCATTGCAGACGTTGGCCTTGCGAACGCATGCCTTCGTCATGTCGCGCTGTGCGATGTGGCACAGGAGAGGCAAAAGGCGCGAAGCTATCTCGAGACTGCCCTTGTCACCGGATGTGTCGTTCATGCAGTGCTGGCCCTTTCAGGCTACCTGCTCGTCGATGCCTTCCTCTGGCATTTCCTTCCGGCGGACGTCACGCCGCAGGCGCCTGGGCTCCTCCCGCTCGTCTGCCTCGTCTTCTTCCTGATGAACGTCTCGGGCATCGTCCTTTCCGGTCTCCAGGGCGTGCACCGGGGTTACCTCAATTCGCAGCTGACCGTGGCGGGCAGTCTCGTCCAGCTCGCACTCGTGATCGCCCTCGTTCCCGGGCAGGGGCTCACCGGGCTCGCCCTGGCCCAGGTGGCGCAATACGCATTCCTGCTCTCCGTTGGCTGGCTTGCCCTGCGGCACGCAGCCGGGATCGAGGCCCTTCTCCCAATCCGGGTATCCCCCCGCCTCCTTCGCGATCTTGTCGGTTTCGGCGTCCGGGAGCAGATGACCTCCACAGTCAACGGTCTCTTCGAGCCACTCTCCAAACTGCTTGTGGGCCGCTTTTGCGGACTGGAGGCGCAGGGTCTGTTCGAACTGGCCTTCAAGAGCCTGTGGCTGCCGAGAAACGCGGTCATTGGCGGCGTCACCGCCGTGGTCCCGGCACTGACCGCGCTGTCGCGACATGATCCCGACAGCGCGCCTCCGCTCTACAGGTCGCTTGCGAAGACCGCCACTTCATCGGTTGCAGGCATTTCATTGGCCGGAGTCGTGCTTTCGCCGGTCGCATCCTGGTTCTGGTTCGGACACTTCGAAGCGCGCTACAGCCTCTTCGTACTTCTGCTTGCCTTCGGCGTTGTCATGAATGCTCGTGGTGCCGCCGCCTACAACATGGCGCTCGTGACCGGCAACCTCGCCGGCAACATGCTCGCGAATGCTGTATCGCTGATGCTGCTTCTCGCCGGTGGAACGGCCGTCGGATCGTTCGGAGCGGCGCCGCCGCTGGTGTTGCTGGTTTCGGTCGCAATGGCTGTCGGGGGCGCCATCGCCAAGCACTGGAACGAGGGCGATTTCATGACTTTGCGCCCTGCAATTCCCTTGCGGGCGGTTCCTGAGTGA
- a CDS encoding GDP-L-fucose synthase — MAEPLYRLSGKRVFVAGHRGMVGSAIVRRLQREGCAILTASRAELDLTRQSEVEEWMGRTRPDAVVVAAAKVGGILANSAAPADFLYDNVVLETNIISSAQRVGVGRLLFLGSSCIYPRDALQPIVEDALLTGPLEPTNEAYAIAKIAGIKLCAAYRRQYGCDFISAMPTSLYGPGDNFDLASSHVVPALIRKVHEAKASGAPEVCIWGSGSALREFLHVDDCAEACVHLLKHYSGDMHVNIGSGEEIAIRDLAQLICRLAGYSGGLRYDTEKPDGVARKLLDSGRLRALGWSPSISLSDGLGATYAAYVAGLSMRREDAAA, encoded by the coding sequence ATGGCTGAGCCGTTGTATCGGCTGTCGGGGAAGCGTGTCTTCGTCGCAGGTCACCGCGGCATGGTCGGTTCGGCGATCGTCCGCCGGCTGCAGCGCGAGGGCTGCGCGATCCTCACGGCCTCGCGCGCGGAGCTGGACCTGACGCGCCAGTCGGAAGTCGAGGAATGGATGGGCCGCACGAGGCCGGACGCCGTCGTGGTCGCTGCGGCGAAAGTCGGCGGGATCCTTGCAAACAGTGCAGCACCTGCGGATTTCCTCTACGACAATGTGGTCTTGGAAACCAACATCATCAGCTCCGCCCAGCGCGTAGGCGTTGGCAGGCTGCTCTTCCTCGGCTCGTCCTGCATCTATCCGCGCGACGCCCTCCAGCCGATCGTCGAGGATGCTCTTCTAACCGGGCCGCTTGAGCCGACGAACGAAGCCTACGCCATAGCAAAGATCGCCGGCATCAAGCTTTGTGCCGCATATCGCAGGCAATACGGGTGCGACTTCATCTCGGCGATGCCGACCAGTCTCTATGGGCCGGGCGACAATTTCGACCTTGCGTCCAGCCATGTCGTTCCCGCTCTCATCCGCAAGGTGCATGAAGCCAAGGCCAGCGGGGCTCCTGAAGTTTGCATATGGGGTTCCGGATCGGCCTTGCGGGAATTCCTGCATGTGGACGATTGCGCGGAAGCGTGCGTGCATCTCCTGAAACACTATTCCGGGGACATGCACGTCAACATAGGCTCGGGCGAAGAGATCGCGATCCGCGATCTGGCGCAGCTCATCTGCCGCTTGGCTGGATATAGCGGCGGCCTTCGCTACGACACCGAGAAACCGGACGGCGTGGCGAGAAAGCTGCTCGACAGCGGGCGCCTTCGTGCACTCGGCTGGAGCCCGAGCATATCGCTTTCCGACGGTCTCGGTGCCACCTACGCCGCCTATGTCGCAGGGCTGTCCATGCGCCGCGAGGATGCTGCCGCATGA
- a CDS encoding polysaccharide biosynthesis tyrosine autokinase, with protein MLQINNSRMAPPATGLWASDASPVSPIDFDKGIAAMRRQWPIVAACTLAAGLLGLIYVIAAIPLYTTRTSILIDRQYGAAIQQLSGSAGLLDEEVSVLSQIELLKSEAIGLAVVNRLHLADETAAAPSNMFLALNRWIFGTTGNPAKRPAADEGEGRRRAALETIRANMAVTRAGRSRVLEISYVSPSPELSQRVAAAIADAYLADRISSRYEATRQASDWLLARMEELKQRAVSSDLSVQKFRTEHGLVATNVEGRLVSDQQLTELNSALIEARAAAAQAAARYERIQTLIAGNREEAVVAEVLGGTISNTLREKYLSAAKREAEILARLGAGHVQVQRLRGEMEEYRRQMFDELLRIAQGNRSELDIARSRVQSLTESVAQATLVSASAKENEVQLRELERESETYRNVYEAFLRRYQEAVQQQSFPVADARIISRAVVPDRPSHPKKMLVIPLALLIGAGAGAFAGAYREYRERSFRTGSDVRQALDLPFIGGIPLLKAEDEKPSADGLSFHPRSVRKANAMVDHVIDHPFSRFTETLRGTRIAVDLALPGKAAKIIGIISLLPAEGRSTIAINLAELLAAEGARTLLIDADLRNAGATKVIGEHATAGLGEALVDERSIRDLLLVNPKTRLAFLPATAGPLGSRSSVLLASSRMNHLLEQASASFDYIVLDLPPLAPVADARAVAPHVNAFVLVAEWGRTNRYALQEALFSDRSIAAKCVGAILSKIDPDKAKLYSTASDFEM; from the coding sequence ATGCTCCAGATCAACAATAGCCGCATGGCACCGCCCGCGACCGGCCTTTGGGCGAGCGATGCATCGCCGGTCTCTCCGATCGACTTCGACAAGGGCATCGCCGCGATGCGCAGGCAATGGCCGATCGTGGCCGCCTGCACCCTCGCCGCTGGCCTCCTAGGCTTGATCTATGTGATCGCCGCAATACCGCTCTACACAACGCGCACCAGCATTCTCATTGATCGCCAGTACGGCGCGGCCATCCAACAGCTCTCCGGTTCCGCCGGCCTCCTGGACGAGGAAGTGTCGGTGCTGAGCCAGATCGAGCTGCTGAAATCGGAAGCGATCGGCCTTGCCGTCGTCAATCGCTTGCACCTCGCCGACGAGACGGCTGCTGCCCCTTCGAACATGTTTCTTGCCCTGAACCGCTGGATCTTCGGCACTACCGGGAACCCGGCGAAAAGGCCTGCCGCAGACGAGGGAGAAGGCAGGCGGCGCGCGGCTCTCGAGACCATCCGGGCCAACATGGCGGTCACGCGTGCCGGTCGTTCCCGCGTGCTGGAAATCTCCTATGTCTCTCCTTCCCCCGAGCTGTCGCAGCGTGTCGCCGCGGCGATTGCGGACGCCTACCTCGCCGACAGGATTTCCTCGCGATACGAAGCGACGCGGCAGGCATCCGACTGGCTTCTCGCCCGCATGGAGGAACTCAAGCAGCGTGCCGTTTCCTCCGATCTCTCCGTCCAGAAGTTTCGCACCGAACACGGACTTGTGGCGACGAACGTGGAAGGACGGTTGGTCAGTGACCAGCAGCTCACGGAGCTCAACAGCGCCCTGATCGAAGCGAGGGCCGCGGCCGCGCAAGCCGCGGCCCGCTACGAACGAATACAAACCCTCATCGCCGGCAACCGGGAGGAAGCCGTCGTGGCGGAAGTCCTCGGCGGAACGATCTCGAATACTCTTCGCGAAAAATATCTGAGTGCGGCCAAGCGAGAGGCCGAGATATTGGCACGCCTCGGCGCCGGCCATGTCCAGGTGCAGAGGCTGCGCGGCGAGATGGAGGAATACCGTCGCCAGATGTTCGACGAACTCCTTCGCATTGCGCAGGGCAACCGCAGCGAGCTCGATATTGCGAGATCCCGGGTCCAGAGCCTGACGGAAAGCGTCGCTCAGGCGACCCTCGTCAGCGCCTCGGCAAAAGAGAACGAGGTGCAACTGCGTGAACTGGAGCGGGAATCGGAGACCTATCGGAACGTCTATGAAGCATTCCTTCGCCGCTACCAGGAAGCTGTCCAGCAGCAATCCTTTCCCGTGGCCGACGCCCGCATCATCTCGCGTGCCGTGGTTCCCGATCGTCCAAGCCACCCGAAAAAGATGCTCGTCATCCCGCTTGCGCTATTGATCGGTGCCGGAGCCGGTGCCTTCGCCGGCGCCTACCGGGAGTACAGGGAGCGCTCCTTCCGCACCGGAAGCGATGTGCGCCAAGCATTGGACCTTCCCTTCATCGGTGGCATTCCCCTCCTCAAGGCGGAGGATGAGAAGCCATCGGCCGACGGCCTTTCCTTTCACCCGCGGTCCGTCCGCAAGGCGAATGCTATGGTCGACCACGTCATCGACCATCCCTTCTCCCGCTTCACCGAGACGCTGCGCGGCACCAGGATCGCGGTGGACCTCGCCCTGCCGGGAAAGGCGGCCAAAATCATCGGCATCATATCGTTGTTGCCGGCCGAGGGGCGATCAACGATTGCAATCAACCTTGCGGAGCTTCTGGCGGCGGAGGGCGCCCGCACACTTCTCATCGACGCGGACCTCCGCAACGCAGGAGCGACGAAGGTCATCGGCGAACATGCGACGGCCGGACTTGGGGAGGCGCTGGTCGACGAGCGGTCAATCCGCGACCTGTTGCTCGTCAATCCGAAGACGAGACTGGCATTTCTGCCCGCGACCGCCGGACCGCTCGGGTCTAGGTCATCCGTCCTGCTTGCTTCATCACGCATGAATCATTTGCTGGAACAGGCGTCGGCGAGCTTCGACTATATCGTGCTCGACCTACCGCCGCTTGCCCCAGTAGCGGACGCGAGAGCCGTGGCACCCCATGTGAATGCTTTCGTTCTGGTCGCGGAATGGGGAAGAACGAACCGGTACGCCTTGCAGGAAGCGTTGTTTTCCGACAGGTCGATCGCCGCGAAATGCGTCGGCGCAATCCTCAGCAAGATCGACCCCGACAAGGCAAAACTCTACAGCACAGCGAGCGATTTCGAGATGTAG
- a CDS encoding glycosyltransferase family 4 protein has translation MPGRTQSGENGQERGAFAGRKVLYVCGQVGVPDEDRCRALMVAGADVRISSYLHSEDYRWTLDKDMQGRLTIRRPSQRWGRLGRLNSLLVLVDLCRFRPDICIVYGYQRISSFLAAVLSRILGAQAVSLNDSGFEDYRRFIVFDLPKLLLLAPYGGFLAATERARGYLHYFGKGNIALYRCAIDIERVRGDAGSPRVSYEERDFICVARFVKKKNLLFLLDAYEAFLLRSGSDRRLQLCGYGVEEPALRARIAQSALLRAQVDILGYVGSRELPALISASLALVLASSEEQFGIVAIEAWAVGVPVIVTRACGVSELVQGGLNGHLIDHRDPEPLIRALQLMASSEAHWQALRRGTVITAALADAPVFVDALLSVLRRAKGSGTVEERDDGERHPPFRYSASGSE, from the coding sequence ATGCCCGGCCGCACCCAGTCAGGCGAGAATGGCCAGGAAAGGGGGGCGTTTGCCGGGCGCAAGGTACTCTACGTCTGCGGGCAGGTGGGCGTTCCCGACGAGGACCGCTGCCGGGCCCTGATGGTGGCTGGCGCCGATGTCCGGATCTCGAGCTACCTGCACAGCGAGGACTATCGCTGGACGCTCGATAAAGACATGCAGGGGCGCCTGACCATCCGACGGCCGTCGCAACGGTGGGGCCGACTTGGCCGGCTGAACAGCCTGCTCGTCCTGGTCGACCTCTGCCGCTTCCGGCCGGATATCTGCATTGTCTACGGCTATCAGCGGATCTCGAGCTTTCTTGCAGCAGTTCTTTCCCGGATTCTTGGCGCCCAGGCAGTGTCGCTCAACGATTCCGGCTTCGAGGACTATCGGCGGTTCATCGTTTTCGACCTCCCGAAACTCCTGCTGCTTGCGCCCTACGGGGGTTTCCTGGCCGCGACGGAGCGAGCGCGTGGCTATCTCCACTATTTCGGCAAGGGAAACATCGCCCTCTATCGTTGTGCCATCGACATCGAGCGTGTCCGTGGGGACGCCGGGTCGCCGAGGGTTTCCTACGAAGAGCGGGATTTCATCTGTGTCGCTCGCTTTGTGAAGAAGAAGAATCTTCTCTTCCTGCTCGATGCCTATGAGGCCTTTCTCCTGCGCTCGGGCAGTGATCGGCGTCTGCAACTGTGTGGCTATGGCGTAGAAGAGCCCGCCCTCAGGGCGCGGATCGCGCAGTCGGCCTTGCTGCGGGCCCAAGTCGACATTCTCGGATATGTCGGGAGCCGCGAACTGCCGGCCCTCATTTCGGCTTCGCTCGCGCTGGTGCTCGCAAGCAGCGAAGAGCAGTTCGGGATAGTGGCGATCGAGGCCTGGGCCGTCGGCGTCCCGGTGATCGTGACGCGCGCCTGTGGGGTTTCGGAGCTCGTGCAAGGCGGGTTGAACGGCCATCTCATAGACCATCGCGATCCGGAACCGCTGATCCGGGCGCTCCAGCTCATGGCGTCGTCGGAGGCCCACTGGCAGGCGCTTCGGCGCGGAACCGTCATCACGGCCGCACTCGCGGATGCGCCCGTTTTCGTCGACGCTCTTCTGTCTGTCCTGAGGCGCGCGAAAGGGTCAGGGACCGTGGAAGAAAGGGACGACGGCGAAAGGCACCCGCCGTTCCGATACAGTGCCAGCGGCTCGGAGTAA
- a CDS encoding putative colanic acid biosynthesis acetyltransferase: MGNAIAGLLDTRQSKPLKGGPTFSLRHRLHRLAWWFVWHGLGAWTPVAAHGWRRLLLRLFGARIDRTARIYPRVRVWYPPNLFMEAHSCLGRDVDCYCVDLIRLGEHAIVSQGARLCGATHDIDDPHFRLVARPIVVGRRAWIAAEAFVGPGVVVGDGAVLGARAVAFSDLEPMFVYAGNPARLLRERYPVE, from the coding sequence ATGGGAAACGCTATCGCCGGACTGCTCGACACCCGCCAATCGAAACCCTTGAAGGGTGGGCCGACCTTTTCTCTTCGCCATCGGCTGCACCGGCTCGCCTGGTGGTTCGTGTGGCATGGCCTGGGGGCATGGACGCCGGTTGCGGCGCATGGCTGGCGGCGGCTTCTCCTGCGGCTCTTCGGTGCGCGGATAGATAGGACAGCGCGGATCTACCCGCGCGTCAGGGTCTGGTATCCGCCCAATCTCTTCATGGAGGCTCACTCCTGCCTTGGGCGGGACGTGGATTGCTATTGTGTGGACCTCATCCGTCTCGGCGAGCATGCGATCGTGTCGCAAGGGGCGAGGCTCTGCGGCGCGACCCACGACATCGACGATCCGCATTTCCGACTGGTTGCGCGGCCCATCGTGGTCGGCCGGCGGGCGTGGATCGCCGCAGAGGCATTCGTCGGCCCTGGCGTCGTGGTCGGAGACGGTGCAGTGCTTGGCGCACGTGCAGTTGCCTTCAGTGACCTCGAACCCATGTTCGTCTACGCGGGCAATCCGGCGCGACTGCTGCGCGAGCGATATCCCGTCGAATGA
- a CDS encoding glycosyltransferase family 2 protein — protein MISLCVIILTYNEERHIERAIASVASFAEEVVVVDSFSSDRTTEIATELGARVLQHPFANQSRQLRWALEHTAIASEWIMRLDADEVVEPALAAEISARIPCLPPDTVGINLKRKHIFMGRWIRWGGRYPLIFTRIWRRGHGHVEDRWMDEHVTTSGGRTVTFSAAFADHNLNALTYFIDKHNGYATREAVEILNRRHRLFPQDNIPWRTAPAPTRAKRFAKVYIHDRLPFPLAASCYFVLRYFLQLGFLDGREGLIYHVLQGYWYRFLVGAKVLECERALASCSTIDEKRQSLAQVTGLDL, from the coding sequence ATGATCTCCCTTTGCGTGATCATCCTGACCTACAATGAGGAGCGTCACATCGAGCGCGCGATCGCCTCCGTCGCTTCCTTTGCCGAGGAGGTCGTCGTGGTCGACTCGTTTTCCAGCGACAGGACCACGGAAATCGCAACAGAGCTCGGGGCGAGGGTGTTGCAGCATCCCTTCGCCAATCAATCCCGTCAGCTGCGCTGGGCACTGGAACATACGGCGATCGCCTCCGAATGGATCATGCGCCTTGATGCCGACGAAGTGGTCGAACCGGCGCTTGCGGCCGAGATAAGCGCGCGGATTCCCTGTCTTCCTCCCGATACGGTCGGCATAAACCTGAAACGAAAACATATTTTCATGGGCCGCTGGATCCGATGGGGAGGGCGCTATCCGTTGATCTTCACCCGCATCTGGCGGCGTGGGCATGGCCATGTCGAAGACCGCTGGATGGACGAGCACGTCACGACCAGCGGAGGCCGGACGGTGACGTTCAGCGCCGCTTTCGCCGACCACAACCTCAATGCACTCACCTACTTCATCGACAAGCACAACGGCTATGCGACGCGCGAGGCTGTCGAAATCCTCAACCGACGTCACCGCCTGTTTCCGCAGGACAACATTCCATGGCGCACTGCGCCGGCCCCAACCCGGGCGAAGAGGTTTGCCAAGGTTTACATCCACGACAGGCTGCCTTTTCCGCTCGCCGCCTCCTGTTATTTTGTCTTGCGATACTTCCTGCAACTGGGCTTTCTCGATGGTCGAGAGGGGCTGATCTACCACGTGCTTCAGGGCTACTGGTACCGGTTCCTGGTGGGGGCGAAGGTTCTGGAATGCGAACGGGCACTCGCCTCGTGCTCGACCATCGATGAAAAGCGACAGTCGCTTGCCCAAGTCACCGGGCTTGACCTCTGA